Proteins from a genomic interval of Corvus moneduloides isolate bCorMon1 chromosome 6, bCorMon1.pri, whole genome shotgun sequence:
- the SPRED1 gene encoding sprouty-related, EVH1 domain-containing protein 1 isoform X2: MTRDDSSGGWLPLGGGGLSCVTVFKVIPQEENSCADFLIHGERLRDKTVVLECTLKKDLVYNKVTPTFYHWKIDDKKFGLTFQSPADARAFDRGIRRAVEDISQGYPPSQSDVEVAEDCFQTAQENTSGSLMRDHLFQHETVVTSETYNSANLRPSTFEDFSTRRACFPSQPNQVPLKSIRHVSFQDEDEIVRINPRDILIRRYADYRHPDMWKNDLERDDADSNIPFSKSDSKKSDYLYPCGDGTKLNSLKDSKSSVVFKTQPSSSKFKNSKRRKEDGERSRCIYCQERFNHEDNGRGKCQDAPDPIKRCIYQVSCMLCAESMLYHCMSDSEGDFSDPCSCDTSDDKFCLRWLALVALSFIAPCMCCYLPLRACHHCGEVCGCCGGKHKAAG; this comes from the exons ATGACCCGGGATGACTCAAGTGGTGGATGGTTACCACTTGGAGGGGGTGGACTAAGCTGTGTCACAGTCTTCAAAGTCATTCCCCAGGAAGAGAATAGCTGTGCTGATTTTCTTATCCATGGAGAACGACTCAGGGATAAAACG gTGGTCTTGGAATGCACATTAAAGAAAGACCTCGTTTACAACAAAGTTACTCCTACTTTTTACCACTGGAAGATTGATGACAAAAAGTTTGGCCTCACATTTCAGAGTCCTGCTGATGCAAGAGCATTTGATAGAGGTATTCGGAGAGCAGTAGAGGATATTTCTCAAG GTTATCCACCCTCCCAAAGTGATGTTGAAGTGGCAGAAGACTGCTTTCAA ACTGCTCAAGAAAATACATCAGGTTCATTAATGAGAGATCACCTTTTTCAACACGAAACTGTAGTAACCAGTGAAACTTACAACAGTGCAAATTTAAGGCCTTCAACCTTTGAGGATTTCAGCACCAGAAGAGCCTGTTTTCCTAGCCAACCTAACCAG gtcccactgaagtcaatcAGACATGTTAGTTTTCAGGACGAAGATGAAATTGTCAGAATAAACCCTCGTGACATCTTGATACGTCGTTATGCAGACTACAGGCATCCTGACATGTGGAAGAATGATCTGGAGAGGGATGACGCAGACTCAAATATACCATTTTCTAAATCAGACAGTAAAAAATCTGACTATTTATACCCATGTGGGGATGGAACTAAGTTGAATTCCCTAAAAGACTCAAAGAGTTCTGTGGTATTTAAAACTCAGCCTTCCtcatcaaaatttaaaaactcaaaaagaagaaaagaggatgGTGAGCGTTCCCGCTGTATATACTGCCAGGAAAGGTTTAATCATGAAGATAATGGCAGAGGAAAATGTCAAGATGCGCCAGATCCTATTAAAAGATGTATCTACCAAGTTAGTTGCATGCTTTGCGCAGAGAGCATGCTGTATCACTGCATGTCAGACTCTGAAGGAGATTTCTCTGATCCTTGCTCGTGTGACACTAGTGATGACAAGTTCTGCTTACGCTGGTTAGCACTGGTGGCACTCTCGTTCATTGCTCCATGTATGTGCTGCTACCTCCCCTTGAGAGCATGCCATCACTGTGGTGAGGTGTGTGGGTGCTGTGGAGGAAAGCATAAAGCTGCGGGATGA
- the SPRED1 gene encoding sprouty-related, EVH1 domain-containing protein 1 isoform X1, with protein MSEETATSNDNSYARVRAVVMTRDDSSGGWLPLGGGGLSCVTVFKVIPQEENSCADFLIHGERLRDKTVVLECTLKKDLVYNKVTPTFYHWKIDDKKFGLTFQSPADARAFDRGIRRAVEDISQGYPPSQSDVEVAEDCFQTAQENTSGSLMRDHLFQHETVVTSETYNSANLRPSTFEDFSTRRACFPSQPNQVPLKSIRHVSFQDEDEIVRINPRDILIRRYADYRHPDMWKNDLERDDADSNIPFSKSDSKKSDYLYPCGDGTKLNSLKDSKSSVVFKTQPSSSKFKNSKRRKEDGERSRCIYCQERFNHEDNGRGKCQDAPDPIKRCIYQVSCMLCAESMLYHCMSDSEGDFSDPCSCDTSDDKFCLRWLALVALSFIAPCMCCYLPLRACHHCGEVCGCCGGKHKAAG; from the exons tAATAGTTATGCACGAGTGCGAGCTGTGGTGATGACCCGGGATGACTCAAGTGGTGGATGGTTACCACTTGGAGGGGGTGGACTAAGCTGTGTCACAGTCTTCAAAGTCATTCCCCAGGAAGAGAATAGCTGTGCTGATTTTCTTATCCATGGAGAACGACTCAGGGATAAAACG gTGGTCTTGGAATGCACATTAAAGAAAGACCTCGTTTACAACAAAGTTACTCCTACTTTTTACCACTGGAAGATTGATGACAAAAAGTTTGGCCTCACATTTCAGAGTCCTGCTGATGCAAGAGCATTTGATAGAGGTATTCGGAGAGCAGTAGAGGATATTTCTCAAG GTTATCCACCCTCCCAAAGTGATGTTGAAGTGGCAGAAGACTGCTTTCAA ACTGCTCAAGAAAATACATCAGGTTCATTAATGAGAGATCACCTTTTTCAACACGAAACTGTAGTAACCAGTGAAACTTACAACAGTGCAAATTTAAGGCCTTCAACCTTTGAGGATTTCAGCACCAGAAGAGCCTGTTTTCCTAGCCAACCTAACCAG gtcccactgaagtcaatcAGACATGTTAGTTTTCAGGACGAAGATGAAATTGTCAGAATAAACCCTCGTGACATCTTGATACGTCGTTATGCAGACTACAGGCATCCTGACATGTGGAAGAATGATCTGGAGAGGGATGACGCAGACTCAAATATACCATTTTCTAAATCAGACAGTAAAAAATCTGACTATTTATACCCATGTGGGGATGGAACTAAGTTGAATTCCCTAAAAGACTCAAAGAGTTCTGTGGTATTTAAAACTCAGCCTTCCtcatcaaaatttaaaaactcaaaaagaagaaaagaggatgGTGAGCGTTCCCGCTGTATATACTGCCAGGAAAGGTTTAATCATGAAGATAATGGCAGAGGAAAATGTCAAGATGCGCCAGATCCTATTAAAAGATGTATCTACCAAGTTAGTTGCATGCTTTGCGCAGAGAGCATGCTGTATCACTGCATGTCAGACTCTGAAGGAGATTTCTCTGATCCTTGCTCGTGTGACACTAGTGATGACAAGTTCTGCTTACGCTGGTTAGCACTGGTGGCACTCTCGTTCATTGCTCCATGTATGTGCTGCTACCTCCCCTTGAGAGCATGCCATCACTGTGGTGAGGTGTGTGGGTGCTGTGGAGGAAAGCATAAAGCTGCGGGATGA